Proteins co-encoded in one Phycodurus eques isolate BA_2022a chromosome 21, UOR_Pequ_1.1, whole genome shotgun sequence genomic window:
- the LOC133396241 gene encoding zinc finger protein ZFP2-like, which produces MAATAAAAAPAGGDELHVLVVRWREVGCQWEAPAGGTSEVGCQSDVAESRDVAVQADLLTRRLCWRHTGSSAVSARRPPPRGRSETLRNAVKTQAAASSPLSVTRPQRVRRPPRWREDLRTTASPEPPTGGAESDRRPPAATEREEPVPTSPEGDAVKSEAENLVCDVCGQVMKNKSSLARHSFIHTGQKPFACPLCDLRFNRRDNLHHHLSHLHPGGVARRERRRPAQTWLCDVCGKTFRCRSALKTHEVIHLGVKPHRCDLCPKAYMRTNDLEHHKTTVHEDGGGGGGGARRRSGSLLCHFCGKELKFRSQLVAHLQTHTDERPHLCDVCGRKFCRRYQLERHKLLLHADGAHAAAAGGSLPCDVCGKRLKTEALLAAHSRVHSGDKPFRCGLCLRRFVRVACLRQHHARVHLKEGGRASRSASPRAPKAFPCATCGKEFKFQSLLNNHAAVHSDERPHACDFCPRRFRRLGHLKRHRRVVHRDGARLPQTFVCHICGKDKKCRSQLARHVIIHTGERPFACDLCAARFNRLGNLRQHSKRVHGVDRTPEDREPPPLFHDLDGDLGFKREEVVATPGDDP; this is translated from the exons AtggcggcgacggcggcggcggcggcccccGCAGGAGGAGACGAGCTGCACGTCTTGGTGGTGAGGTGGCGCGAAGTGGGCTGCCAGTGGGAGGCGCCGGCGGGCGGGACCAGCGAGGTCGGCTGTCAGAGCGACGTCGCCGAGAGTCGAGACGTCGCCGTACAGGCGGACCTGCTGACTCGGCGGTTGTGCTGGAGACACACAG GTTCGTCCGCCGTCTCGGCTCGGCGTCCGCCGCCGCGAGGCAGAAGCGAAACGTTGAGAAACGCCGTTAAAACGCAGGCGGCCGCCTCGTCGCCGCTGTCCGTTACGCGGCCGCAGAGGGTACGACGTCCTCCCAGGTGGCGAGAAGACCTGCGGACGACGGCGTCGCCCGAGCCTCCGACCGGAGGGGCGGAGTCGGATCGGCGGCCGCCCGCCGCGACGGAGCGGGAGGAGCCTGTGCCGACATCGCCGGAGGGAG ATGCGGTGAAGTCCGAGGCGGAGAACCTCGTGTGCGACGTCTGCGGTCAGGTGATGAAGAACAAGTCGAGTCTGGCCCGCCACTCCTTCATCCACACGGGCCAGAAACCCTTCGCGTGCCCTCTGTGCGACCTTCGCTTCAACCGCCGTGACAACCTTCACCATCACCTCAGTCACCTCCACCCGGGGGGCGTGGCCCGGCGCGAGCGGCGGCGCCCGGCCCAGACGTGGCTCTGCGACGTCTGCGGGAAAACCTTCAGGTGCAGGTCGGCGCTCAAGACGCACGAGGTCATCCACCTGGGGGTCAAACCCCACCGCTGCGACCTTTGCCCTAAGGCCTATATGCGCACCAACGACCTGGAGCACCACAAGACCACGGTGCACgaggacggcggcggcggcggcgggggggcTCGGCGCCGCTCGGGCTCCTTGTTGTGTCACTTCTGCGGCAAAGAGTTGAAGTTCCGCTCCCAGCTGGTAGCGCACCTCCAGACGCACACGGACGAGCGGCCGCACCTCTGCGACGTCTGCGGACGCAAGTTCTGCCGCCGCTACCAACTGGAGCGCCATAAGCTCCTGCTGCACGCTGACGGCGcccacgccgccgccgccggcggCTCGCTCCCGTGCGACGTGTGCGGCAAGCGTCTGAAGACGGAGGCGCTCCTCGCCGCCCACTCGCGCGTGCACTCGGGCGACAAGCCCTTCCGCTGCGGCCTGTGCCTGCGCCGCTTCGTGCGCGTCGCCTGCCTCAGGCAGCATCACGCGCGCGTTCACCTCAAGGAGGGCGGCAGGGCGTCGCGCTCCGCTAGCCCGCGGGCCCCCAAGGCCTTCCCGTGCGCCACGTGCGGCAAAGAGTTCAAGTTCCAGTCGCTGTTGAACAATCACGCGGCCGTTCACAGCGACGAGCGGCCGCACGCCTGCGACTTCTGCCCGCGCCGTTTCCGCCGCCTCGGCCACCTTAAGAGACACCGGCGCGTGGTCCACCGCGACGGCGCCCGCCTGCCGCAGACCTTCGTGTGTCACATTTGCGGCAAGGACAAGAAGTGCCGCTCCCAGCTGGCGCGCCACGTCATCATCCACACGGGCGAGCGGCCGTTCGCCTGCGACCTGTGCGCCGCGCGCTTCAATCGCCTCGGTAACCTGCGACAGCACAGCAAGCGCGTGCACGGCGTCGACCGGACGCCGGAAGACCGCGAGCCGCCGCCGCTGTTCCACGACCTCGACGGGGACCTCGGCTTCAAACGGGAAGAGGTCGTTGCTACGCCCGGAGACGATCCGTAA
- the chodl gene encoding chondrolectin isoform X4: MTFDLLRPWVLGAVMAVMAVRGGRVLSGQTVCLGGAWRACYKMAYFHDMSSRVDFREAELACHMDGGALVSIRTPQEQQHIQRLLEELRSGSGISDGDFWIGLTRVDQEEGNPPDGVTSCPQRYRWTDGSAASFRKWYLDEPSCGAESCVVMYHQPGAVPGVGGAYLYQWNDDRCAMKHNFICKYQPAGRHPEEELGTTAGGGRGTGWASTKTRDYACTYSSSSFSSIFTFSFVCEEASLDGGRQVTLTGASGTLLMYVILPTIPVLLLILLAAGTCCFHVLSGRSRIFFCKIVCAVLVARTKYRAEGLTTSGCVIVQFFFFYKICKHFNNSFFFCFVYIKEKHLSGSEYFAYPLYNASFDEYR; the protein is encoded by the exons atGACCTTTGACCTGCTGAGGCCGTGGGTCCTGGGTGCGGTCATGGCGGTCATGGCGGTCCGCGGCGGAAGAGTGCTCAGTG GTCAGACGGTGTGTTTGGGCGGAGCTTGGCGGGCGTGCTACAAGATGGCGTACTTCCACGACATGTCCAGCCGCGTCGACTTCAGGGAGGCGGAGCTTGCGTGTCACATGGACGGCGGCGCGCTCGTTAGCATTCGCACGccacaagaacaacaacacatacagaggCTACTAGAG GAGTTGCGTTCAGGCTCGGGAATATCAGACGGAGATTTCTGGATCGGTTTGACCCGCGTGGACCAAGAGGAGGGGAATCCTCCTGACGGCGTCACTTCCTGTCCACAGCGATACAGGTGGACCGACGGCAGCGCGGCGTCCTTCAG GAAGTGGTACTTGGACGAGCCGTCGTGCGGCGCCGAGTCGTGCGTGGTGATGTACCACCAGCCGGGTGCAGTTCCGGGAGTGGGCGGGGCTTACCTCTACCAATGGAACGACGACCGATGCGCCATGAAACATAATTTCATCTGCAAATATCAGCCCG CAGGGCGCCACCCGGAGGAGGAGCTTGGCACCACGGCCGGTGGTGGGCGGGGCACAGGTTGGGCATCGACAAAAACACGTGACTATGCCTGCACATACTCTTCCTCATCTTTCTCCTCCATATTCACGTTTTCGTTCGTTTGTGAAGAGGCCTCACTGGATGGGGGGCGTCAGGTCACCTTAACTGGGGCTTcag GCACGTTGCTGATGTACGTGATCCTTCCCACAATCCCCGTCCTGCTGCTTATCCTGCTGGCCGCCGGAACTTGCTGCTTCCACGTGCTCAGCGGAAGGTCccgaatatttttttgtaaaattgtgtGTGCAGTGTTGGTTGCTCGGACTAAATACCGAGCAGAGGGTCTGActacttctggctgtgtgatagttcagtttttctttttttacaaaatctgcaaacatttcaataattccttttttttctgctttgtgtacattaaggaaaaacatttaagtgggtCCGAATACTTcgcgtacccactgtacaatgCCAGTTTTGACGAATATCGGTGA
- the chodl gene encoding chondrolectin isoform X1: MHKCACCVLCNDDVIHVVDIITAPFGERISDVIWQSSPSERGHVHAPASTGQTVCLGGAWRACYKMAYFHDMSSRVDFREAELACHMDGGALVSIRTPQEQQHIQRLLEELRSGSGISDGDFWIGLTRVDQEEGNPPDGVTSCPQRYRWTDGSAASFRKWYLDEPSCGAESCVVMYHQPGAVPGVGGAYLYQWNDDRCAMKHNFICKYQPAGRHPEEELGTTAGGGRGTGWASTKTRDYACTYSSSSFSSIFTFSFVCEEASLDGGRQVTLTGASGTLLMYVILPTIPVLLLILLAAGTCCFHVLSGRSRIFFCKIVCAVLVARTKYRAEGLTTSGCVIVQFFFFYKICKHFNNSFFFCFVYIKEKHLSGSEYFAYPLYNASFDEYR, translated from the exons atgcacaaatgtgcgtgttgtgtgttgtgcaatgatgatgtcattcatGTTGTTGACATCATCACAGCACCTTTTGGGGAACGCATCAGTGATGTCATTTGGCAATCAAGCCCGAGTGAACGGGGTCACGTGCATGCGCCTGCGTCCACAGGTCAGACGGTGTGTTTGGGCGGAGCTTGGCGGGCGTGCTACAAGATGGCGTACTTCCACGACATGTCCAGCCGCGTCGACTTCAGGGAGGCGGAGCTTGCGTGTCACATGGACGGCGGCGCGCTCGTTAGCATTCGCACGccacaagaacaacaacacatacagaggCTACTAGAG GAGTTGCGTTCAGGCTCGGGAATATCAGACGGAGATTTCTGGATCGGTTTGACCCGCGTGGACCAAGAGGAGGGGAATCCTCCTGACGGCGTCACTTCCTGTCCACAGCGATACAGGTGGACCGACGGCAGCGCGGCGTCCTTCAG GAAGTGGTACTTGGACGAGCCGTCGTGCGGCGCCGAGTCGTGCGTGGTGATGTACCACCAGCCGGGTGCAGTTCCGGGAGTGGGCGGGGCTTACCTCTACCAATGGAACGACGACCGATGCGCCATGAAACATAATTTCATCTGCAAATATCAGCCCG CAGGGCGCCACCCGGAGGAGGAGCTTGGCACCACGGCCGGTGGTGGGCGGGGCACAGGTTGGGCATCGACAAAAACACGTGACTATGCCTGCACATACTCTTCCTCATCTTTCTCCTCCATATTCACGTTTTCGTTCGTTTGTGAAGAGGCCTCACTGGATGGGGGGCGTCAGGTCACCTTAACTGGGGCTTcag GCACGTTGCTGATGTACGTGATCCTTCCCACAATCCCCGTCCTGCTGCTTATCCTGCTGGCCGCCGGAACTTGCTGCTTCCACGTGCTCAGCGGAAGGTCccgaatatttttttgtaaaattgtgtGTGCAGTGTTGGTTGCTCGGACTAAATACCGAGCAGAGGGTCTGActacttctggctgtgtgatagttcagtttttctttttttacaaaatctgcaaacatttcaataattccttttttttctgctttgtgtacattaaggaaaaacatttaagtgggtCCGAATACTTcgcgtacccactgtacaatgCCAGTTTTGACGAATATCGGTGA
- the chodl gene encoding chondrolectin isoform X6: MHKCACCVLCNDDVIHVVDIITAPFGERISDVIWQSSPSERGHVHAPASTGQTVCLGGAWRACYKMAYFHDMSSRVDFREAELACHMDGGALVSIRTPQEQQHIQRLLEELRSGSGISDGDFWIGLTRVDQEEGNPPDGVTSCPQRYRWTDGSAASFRKWYLDEPSCGAESCVVMYHQPGAVPGVGGAYLYQWNDDRCAMKHNFICKYQPGRHPEEELGTTAGGGRGTEASLDGGRQVTLTGASGTLLMYVILPTIPVLLLILLAAGTCCFHVLSGRSRIFFCKIVCAVLVARTKYRAEGLTTSGCVIVQFFFFYKICKHFNNSFFFCFVYIKEKHLSGSEYFAYPLYNASFDEYR; this comes from the exons atgcacaaatgtgcgtgttgtgtgttgtgcaatgatgatgtcattcatGTTGTTGACATCATCACAGCACCTTTTGGGGAACGCATCAGTGATGTCATTTGGCAATCAAGCCCGAGTGAACGGGGTCACGTGCATGCGCCTGCGTCCACAGGTCAGACGGTGTGTTTGGGCGGAGCTTGGCGGGCGTGCTACAAGATGGCGTACTTCCACGACATGTCCAGCCGCGTCGACTTCAGGGAGGCGGAGCTTGCGTGTCACATGGACGGCGGCGCGCTCGTTAGCATTCGCACGccacaagaacaacaacacatacagaggCTACTAGAG GAGTTGCGTTCAGGCTCGGGAATATCAGACGGAGATTTCTGGATCGGTTTGACCCGCGTGGACCAAGAGGAGGGGAATCCTCCTGACGGCGTCACTTCCTGTCCACAGCGATACAGGTGGACCGACGGCAGCGCGGCGTCCTTCAG GAAGTGGTACTTGGACGAGCCGTCGTGCGGCGCCGAGTCGTGCGTGGTGATGTACCACCAGCCGGGTGCAGTTCCGGGAGTGGGCGGGGCTTACCTCTACCAATGGAACGACGACCGATGCGCCATGAAACATAATTTCATCTGCAAATATCAGCCCG GGCGCCACCCGGAGGAGGAGCTTGGCACCACGGCCGGTGGTGGGCGGGGCACAG AGGCCTCACTGGATGGGGGGCGTCAGGTCACCTTAACTGGGGCTTcag GCACGTTGCTGATGTACGTGATCCTTCCCACAATCCCCGTCCTGCTGCTTATCCTGCTGGCCGCCGGAACTTGCTGCTTCCACGTGCTCAGCGGAAGGTCccgaatatttttttgtaaaattgtgtGTGCAGTGTTGGTTGCTCGGACTAAATACCGAGCAGAGGGTCTGActacttctggctgtgtgatagttcagtttttctttttttacaaaatctgcaaacatttcaataattccttttttttctgctttgtgtacattaaggaaaaacatttaagtgggtCCGAATACTTcgcgtacccactgtacaatgCCAGTTTTGACGAATATCGGTGA
- the chodl gene encoding chondrolectin isoform X7 has translation MHKCACCVLCNDDVIHVVDIITAPFGERISDVIWQSSPSERGHVHAPASTGQTVCLGGAWRACYKMAYFHDMSSRVDFREAELACHMDGGALVSIRTPQEQQHIQRLLEELRSGSGISDGDFWIGLTRVDQEEGNPPDGVTSCPQRYRWTDGSAASFRKWYLDEPSCGAESCVVMYHQPGAVPGVGGAYLYQWNDDRCAMKHNFICKYQPAGRHPEEELGTTAGGGRGTGWASTKTRDYACTYSSSSFSSIFTFSFVCEEASLDGGRQVTLTGASGTLLMYVILPTIPVLLLILLAAGTCCFHVLSGSPAARQANLWISKTPKGDITEP, from the exons atgcacaaatgtgcgtgttgtgtgttgtgcaatgatgatgtcattcatGTTGTTGACATCATCACAGCACCTTTTGGGGAACGCATCAGTGATGTCATTTGGCAATCAAGCCCGAGTGAACGGGGTCACGTGCATGCGCCTGCGTCCACAGGTCAGACGGTGTGTTTGGGCGGAGCTTGGCGGGCGTGCTACAAGATGGCGTACTTCCACGACATGTCCAGCCGCGTCGACTTCAGGGAGGCGGAGCTTGCGTGTCACATGGACGGCGGCGCGCTCGTTAGCATTCGCACGccacaagaacaacaacacatacagaggCTACTAGAG GAGTTGCGTTCAGGCTCGGGAATATCAGACGGAGATTTCTGGATCGGTTTGACCCGCGTGGACCAAGAGGAGGGGAATCCTCCTGACGGCGTCACTTCCTGTCCACAGCGATACAGGTGGACCGACGGCAGCGCGGCGTCCTTCAG GAAGTGGTACTTGGACGAGCCGTCGTGCGGCGCCGAGTCGTGCGTGGTGATGTACCACCAGCCGGGTGCAGTTCCGGGAGTGGGCGGGGCTTACCTCTACCAATGGAACGACGACCGATGCGCCATGAAACATAATTTCATCTGCAAATATCAGCCCG CAGGGCGCCACCCGGAGGAGGAGCTTGGCACCACGGCCGGTGGTGGGCGGGGCACAGGTTGGGCATCGACAAAAACACGTGACTATGCCTGCACATACTCTTCCTCATCTTTCTCCTCCATATTCACGTTTTCGTTCGTTTGTGAAGAGGCCTCACTGGATGGGGGGCGTCAGGTCACCTTAACTGGGGCTTcag GCACGTTGCTGATGTACGTGATCCTTCCCACAATCCCCGTCCTGCTGCTTATCCTGCTGGCCGCCGGAACTTGCTGCTTCCACGTGCTCAGCGGAAG cccaGCAGCGAGGCAGGCCAACCTTTGGATTTCCAAGACCCCCAAAGGTGACATCACGGAGCCGTGA
- the chodl gene encoding chondrolectin isoform X5, whose translation MHKCACCVLCNDDVIHVVDIITAPFGERISDVIWQSSPSERGHVHAPASTGQTVCLGGAWRACYKMAYFHDMSSRVDFREAELACHMDGGALVSIRTPQEQQHIQRLLEELRSGSGISDGDFWIGLTRVDQEEGNPPDGVTSCPQRYRWTDGSAASFRKWYLDEPSCGAESCVVMYHQPGAVPGVGGAYLYQWNDDRCAMKHNFICKYQPAGRHPEEELGTTAGGGRGTEASLDGGRQVTLTGASGTLLMYVILPTIPVLLLILLAAGTCCFHVLSGRSRIFFCKIVCAVLVARTKYRAEGLTTSGCVIVQFFFFYKICKHFNNSFFFCFVYIKEKHLSGSEYFAYPLYNASFDEYR comes from the exons atgcacaaatgtgcgtgttgtgtgttgtgcaatgatgatgtcattcatGTTGTTGACATCATCACAGCACCTTTTGGGGAACGCATCAGTGATGTCATTTGGCAATCAAGCCCGAGTGAACGGGGTCACGTGCATGCGCCTGCGTCCACAGGTCAGACGGTGTGTTTGGGCGGAGCTTGGCGGGCGTGCTACAAGATGGCGTACTTCCACGACATGTCCAGCCGCGTCGACTTCAGGGAGGCGGAGCTTGCGTGTCACATGGACGGCGGCGCGCTCGTTAGCATTCGCACGccacaagaacaacaacacatacagaggCTACTAGAG GAGTTGCGTTCAGGCTCGGGAATATCAGACGGAGATTTCTGGATCGGTTTGACCCGCGTGGACCAAGAGGAGGGGAATCCTCCTGACGGCGTCACTTCCTGTCCACAGCGATACAGGTGGACCGACGGCAGCGCGGCGTCCTTCAG GAAGTGGTACTTGGACGAGCCGTCGTGCGGCGCCGAGTCGTGCGTGGTGATGTACCACCAGCCGGGTGCAGTTCCGGGAGTGGGCGGGGCTTACCTCTACCAATGGAACGACGACCGATGCGCCATGAAACATAATTTCATCTGCAAATATCAGCCCG CAGGGCGCCACCCGGAGGAGGAGCTTGGCACCACGGCCGGTGGTGGGCGGGGCACAG AGGCCTCACTGGATGGGGGGCGTCAGGTCACCTTAACTGGGGCTTcag GCACGTTGCTGATGTACGTGATCCTTCCCACAATCCCCGTCCTGCTGCTTATCCTGCTGGCCGCCGGAACTTGCTGCTTCCACGTGCTCAGCGGAAGGTCccgaatatttttttgtaaaattgtgtGTGCAGTGTTGGTTGCTCGGACTAAATACCGAGCAGAGGGTCTGActacttctggctgtgtgatagttcagtttttctttttttacaaaatctgcaaacatttcaataattccttttttttctgctttgtgtacattaaggaaaaacatttaagtgggtCCGAATACTTcgcgtacccactgtacaatgCCAGTTTTGACGAATATCGGTGA
- the chodl gene encoding chondrolectin isoform X3: MHKCACCVLCNDDVIHVVDIITAPFGERISDVIWQSSPSERGHVHAPASTGQTVCLGGAWRACYKMAYFHDMSSRVDFREAELACHMDGGALVSIRTPQEQQHIQRLLEELRSGSGISDGDFWIGLTRVDQEEGNPPDGVTSCPQRYRKWYLDEPSCGAESCVVMYHQPGAVPGVGGAYLYQWNDDRCAMKHNFICKYQPAGRHPEEELGTTAGGGRGTGWASTKTRDYACTYSSSSFSSIFTFSFVCEEASLDGGRQVTLTGASGTLLMYVILPTIPVLLLILLAAGTCCFHVLSGRSRIFFCKIVCAVLVARTKYRAEGLTTSGCVIVQFFFFYKICKHFNNSFFFCFVYIKEKHLSGSEYFAYPLYNASFDEYR, translated from the exons atgcacaaatgtgcgtgttgtgtgttgtgcaatgatgatgtcattcatGTTGTTGACATCATCACAGCACCTTTTGGGGAACGCATCAGTGATGTCATTTGGCAATCAAGCCCGAGTGAACGGGGTCACGTGCATGCGCCTGCGTCCACAGGTCAGACGGTGTGTTTGGGCGGAGCTTGGCGGGCGTGCTACAAGATGGCGTACTTCCACGACATGTCCAGCCGCGTCGACTTCAGGGAGGCGGAGCTTGCGTGTCACATGGACGGCGGCGCGCTCGTTAGCATTCGCACGccacaagaacaacaacacatacagaggCTACTAGAG GAGTTGCGTTCAGGCTCGGGAATATCAGACGGAGATTTCTGGATCGGTTTGACCCGCGTGGACCAAGAGGAGGGGAATCCTCCTGACGGCGTCACTTCCTGTCCACAGCGATACAG GAAGTGGTACTTGGACGAGCCGTCGTGCGGCGCCGAGTCGTGCGTGGTGATGTACCACCAGCCGGGTGCAGTTCCGGGAGTGGGCGGGGCTTACCTCTACCAATGGAACGACGACCGATGCGCCATGAAACATAATTTCATCTGCAAATATCAGCCCG CAGGGCGCCACCCGGAGGAGGAGCTTGGCACCACGGCCGGTGGTGGGCGGGGCACAGGTTGGGCATCGACAAAAACACGTGACTATGCCTGCACATACTCTTCCTCATCTTTCTCCTCCATATTCACGTTTTCGTTCGTTTGTGAAGAGGCCTCACTGGATGGGGGGCGTCAGGTCACCTTAACTGGGGCTTcag GCACGTTGCTGATGTACGTGATCCTTCCCACAATCCCCGTCCTGCTGCTTATCCTGCTGGCCGCCGGAACTTGCTGCTTCCACGTGCTCAGCGGAAGGTCccgaatatttttttgtaaaattgtgtGTGCAGTGTTGGTTGCTCGGACTAAATACCGAGCAGAGGGTCTGActacttctggctgtgtgatagttcagtttttctttttttacaaaatctgcaaacatttcaataattccttttttttctgctttgtgtacattaaggaaaaacatttaagtgggtCCGAATACTTcgcgtacccactgtacaatgCCAGTTTTGACGAATATCGGTGA
- the chodl gene encoding chondrolectin isoform X2 has translation MHKCACCVLCNDDVIHVVDIITAPFGERISDVIWQSSPSERGHVHAPASTGQTVCLGGAWRACYKMAYFHDMSSRVDFREAELACHMDGGALVSIRTPQEQQHIQRLLEELRSGSGISDGDFWIGLTRVDQEEGNPPDGVTSCPQRYRWTDGSAASFRKWYLDEPSCGAESCVVMYHQPGAVPGVGGAYLYQWNDDRCAMKHNFICKYQPGRHPEEELGTTAGGGRGTGWASTKTRDYACTYSSSSFSSIFTFSFVCEEASLDGGRQVTLTGASGTLLMYVILPTIPVLLLILLAAGTCCFHVLSGRSRIFFCKIVCAVLVARTKYRAEGLTTSGCVIVQFFFFYKICKHFNNSFFFCFVYIKEKHLSGSEYFAYPLYNASFDEYR, from the exons atgcacaaatgtgcgtgttgtgtgttgtgcaatgatgatgtcattcatGTTGTTGACATCATCACAGCACCTTTTGGGGAACGCATCAGTGATGTCATTTGGCAATCAAGCCCGAGTGAACGGGGTCACGTGCATGCGCCTGCGTCCACAGGTCAGACGGTGTGTTTGGGCGGAGCTTGGCGGGCGTGCTACAAGATGGCGTACTTCCACGACATGTCCAGCCGCGTCGACTTCAGGGAGGCGGAGCTTGCGTGTCACATGGACGGCGGCGCGCTCGTTAGCATTCGCACGccacaagaacaacaacacatacagaggCTACTAGAG GAGTTGCGTTCAGGCTCGGGAATATCAGACGGAGATTTCTGGATCGGTTTGACCCGCGTGGACCAAGAGGAGGGGAATCCTCCTGACGGCGTCACTTCCTGTCCACAGCGATACAGGTGGACCGACGGCAGCGCGGCGTCCTTCAG GAAGTGGTACTTGGACGAGCCGTCGTGCGGCGCCGAGTCGTGCGTGGTGATGTACCACCAGCCGGGTGCAGTTCCGGGAGTGGGCGGGGCTTACCTCTACCAATGGAACGACGACCGATGCGCCATGAAACATAATTTCATCTGCAAATATCAGCCCG GGCGCCACCCGGAGGAGGAGCTTGGCACCACGGCCGGTGGTGGGCGGGGCACAGGTTGGGCATCGACAAAAACACGTGACTATGCCTGCACATACTCTTCCTCATCTTTCTCCTCCATATTCACGTTTTCGTTCGTTTGTGAAGAGGCCTCACTGGATGGGGGGCGTCAGGTCACCTTAACTGGGGCTTcag GCACGTTGCTGATGTACGTGATCCTTCCCACAATCCCCGTCCTGCTGCTTATCCTGCTGGCCGCCGGAACTTGCTGCTTCCACGTGCTCAGCGGAAGGTCccgaatatttttttgtaaaattgtgtGTGCAGTGTTGGTTGCTCGGACTAAATACCGAGCAGAGGGTCTGActacttctggctgtgtgatagttcagtttttctttttttacaaaatctgcaaacatttcaataattccttttttttctgctttgtgtacattaaggaaaaacatttaagtgggtCCGAATACTTcgcgtacccactgtacaatgCCAGTTTTGACGAATATCGGTGA